The following nucleotide sequence is from Aminobacterium mobile DSM 12262.
CAAGGCTCCTTTGGCAAGCCTAATCTTTATTTTCCAAGGCCTGCGGCTCGACTCAGCCGATCTCGCAAAGCCAATCCTATGCCTGCTTCTTCTGGCCACTCAGCTATTATAATGTCGATGTTCCTTCCTTCTAATACACGAAATGCAGAAAAAAGGCCGTGGGCATAATACTCCGGAGTTTTAAAGAGGATCTTTTCTTCTACTGGATGCAACGGTTCTTTCATCCCTATATACCCGATCCTCTTCCCTGCCACTTCAGGACGAAGCCAATCGCAGTCATCCTTCCAAAGATAAAGAGGAATCAAAGGAGCATAGTGCCGATATCTCGTTCCAGGAGAACGTTTTTTCTTCTCTTCACCTGGAAGAAGTACCACTCTCCCAACTACCTCTTCTATGCGCTCTACAGGCATCCCACCGGCACGTAGCAATACTACGACTTTATCAGTTACATCTATAACAGTAGATTCAAGCCCTACATCCGTAGCTCCACCATCCAGAATAATATCTACAGCATCCCCTAAATCGGCTAATACAGAGGAAGCTTCTGTTGGGCTGGGGCGTCCACTTTTATTGGCACTAGGAGCAGCGATAGGAACTCCCGCAGCTTTAATAAAAGCCATAGCTACAGGATGGGAGGGCATACGAACCGCTACAGTTCCCAATCCTGCTGTAACAGAAGGAGGCACTATAGACTTAACTGGTAATACGAGAGTTAAAGGACCTGGCCAAAAAATATCCATCAAGAGCTTCGCCCTTTCATTTA
It contains:
- a CDS encoding L-threonylcarbamoyladenylate synthase, whose amino-acid sequence is MKTKVYSVDRWNPESDIISEAGKAIRDGALVAFPTETVYGLGANGLDDKAVRKIFAAKGRPVDNPLILHFASPEDVEQVAYVNERAKLLMDIFWPGPLTLVLPVKSIVPPSVTAGLGTVAVRMPSHPVAMAFIKAAGVPIAAPSANKSGRPSPTEASSVLADLGDAVDIILDGGATDVGLESTVIDVTDKVVVLLRAGGMPVERIEEVVGRVVLLPGEEKKKRSPGTRYRHYAPLIPLYLWKDDCDWLRPEVAGKRIGYIGMKEPLHPVEEKILFKTPEYYAHGLFSAFRVLEGRNIDIIIAEWPEEAGIGLALRDRLSRAAGLGK